The sequence tgcactgacactaacattttggaggtgctcgccgtgtccagtgctttccaccagaccagcaccccatatagcagaatcggtttgaccaccatctcataaagccagtgtactattcttggcgagagtccccatctctttccgatagctcctctgcagcagtacaaggcaatggcggccttcctggcccgatcttccacattgggtctccaggacagtttcttgtccaaaacaatccccaaatatttaaccctatcagaaagtaccaacggtacccctccaatcgagggagttctgaaatcgggcaccttatatcctTTGATGTTACAGAGTAACTGTTATTTTTTTCGGTGTACGCAAAACGATATTTGCATGTGCATAAGTAATGTACTTCATTTATTGCTCGTGACAATTATCCTTACATTTATCCTAACTTAATAATAATACGAGAGCAAAGAGTtgcgtatgtaatgttcagtttccTTGTAATGTTGACTTCGTTACTTGTTTTGTAAATATCtacgcattttatttatttatttatttattcactatAAGTCTGGGACAATCAGAAcgtccttacagactatttacaaataTATCTTATCTAAGAAATATTAAATAATCAAATTACTTCATAGCTGtctaaacctaaatttatttaatgaaaaatcAATACCTATAGAATATAGCAAATTAAACTCTCTCATTGCCATAGAAATTGGGAAATTAGAAGCATAAGTtgttctaaatctatctaaccagaacAAATTGTGACATCGATGGGTTCGCAATGGTACATTGAACAGTACgcgttctaaaagatagggcgagtcaacctTCCCATTGATGATATCGTATAAAAATGTCAGTGATAGCATTGATCTtctagaactgtatgttggaacatGATCGcgaaaacgcaaagaccggagagcaaatcgcaaaaatattttttgaatacgctcaagtcggtctatatggcaaGCATAGTCCGGCCTCCAAATGAATACAGCATATTCTAGCTCATACCGCACTAGggttttaaataaaagttttaaagtataagggACACTAAAATCCATAttgaaacggcgaatgaacgcgagtgtggaataagCACTCGTAATAACACAAACAATCTGACTGTGAAATAGAAACAAATagcatcaaagactacaccaaaATCTGATATTTCATTAACAACATTCAGCGTAGAATGCCCAATATGATAAGAAGtaggaagaacatttcgagttttagcaaaaggtaatactaaaatatttacttatatttaaaagcaaacgATTCTCTCTTCAACAGTCTATTACGTTATAAAATAATAGAGATCCCAAGGGAGAAAATTGTCATATTGGGGTTGATTCAATAATAATTGTAATCATTAGGTTAGACTAGTCTCCTAGGAGATTAAAGCTgagactttttttccaaatttcagTGCGCTTATTTTACTTCCCGTGATGTGCCCTGTTTCTTTAGTAACCAAGGCTCgggcaaccccaagctcctcatggaaataAGGGGTGGCGGAagagatggcctagaagattcGATGTGGTCATATTTAAAAGTTCCCGAGGTGGTCGAGTTTGTACCTTAATAGTCCTCGTTGCCGGGACGTACCGGAGCTATGCCCGGCAAGGGCCGATTAACATTGataaaatttcatttcatttctttataaCGCAGTCTTCAAAAAGTTAAGTCAACAAGCTAATCTTATCTGCTACTTTTCGGTtaatttatataaagaaagtcTTATTCATTTATATTCGCCTTCATATATTCAGTAACCCCAGGCTGTCTGTTAACAAAAGCTTTTATTTGTATCACATGTGCGCCAATTAGTTCTGAaagctcttgttttttttgatAAGAATATTTGTTATTAATCAGTTCGTTCACTGAGTTTGAATTTAAACGTTTGCATGCTTATTTTAAGCATTTACTtgcttatttctatttttattacatatattttttttataaacaacagAGAATATCAAATTCACAGCCGCACAGCTCATTTTTAATCTCTCAGTAGTGCTGACGTCAGTTATCAAAGTCCAATCGCAAGCACTGATCGAGTCGGTTGTTACATCCAGTTATTGCCTATTTCTCGCGGATCTATTTGGAGCTCATTTTAGTCTCATTGTGGTGTTTGAAGCGTTCGTATCACAACAGAGCAATATGATAGTACGCACTGTGAGCGCGATGACTCGCATTACTGAGTCAGCTTCATGCTTACAACAAATGCAACGCCGGACTTTGAAGGCTTCAATTGAAACGGGAAAATATATTTTGGTGCAACGTGATCAAATTGAAAATTCCAGCTCTAATAAAACAATGAAATTTCCCAGTGTTTGGTTACGTGACAATTGTTGCTGTGATCAATGCTTCCATCAGAGTTCAAAGTCACGTCGCATTAATTGGGATCATTTCGATACAGAGGTGGAGGCAACAGATATTAAGGTGCAATCATTAGCTAAATATTGTTTTAACTTAATAACATATATACGACAAATACGACGTGCTTAATAATCTCTTTAACTTTCTAATTTAGGTGGATTCAAATGCTCAGCAAGTGATAATAAAGTGGAGTGATGAGCACGTTTCAAGATATGATTTGAAGTGGCTTAATGAGCGTGAATTTTGTGATGAGCGCAGACAAAAGTATTTAGATGAGTTCTATCGGCCAAAAACAAAACACTGGGCAGGTGCTGAGTTTAGAGAAATTACGAAAACGTTCAAATTTCAGGACGTAATGCAGACGGATGATGGTGAGTGAGTGCTATTTTATTAAGATCATTGGTTGGCTATCAGTGTATGAAAGCGGTTCTCTGTTGTCAATGGCTAATGTACAACCTTTGACTTACGAGAAGATGTCTAATATTTTGAAATGTTTATCTACACCACCATTCAGGCGGGGTTACCCTTAGCTTTATCACTGAAGCAACTATCGAAATCTTTAATATTTTTGATAGAATTTATTTCTCTCACTCGGTTAATATAACTACATAACATCAGAGATTGCAGAAAAATGAATTGGGTTTATTAGGGATAGCAATCGGTATCCAAGCACATACAAGAATTTTCTTAAGGAGATaagtttatttttgaatattaattattattttgaataattttcttactgcgggttcgaatcgagctcaaggcctaacaataattttttatcattattattgttatgataaatttgatggctgtgatggctgaatggttatagcagcggcgcctaaacattgccgatgaaggaatttagcagttcccgaaatgaatctatacaacgagctttggcagttgtctaaattttttctcatcttctattctaatttaaaaatttttttcaattaagaaaaaatttatcataacaataataatgataaaaaaaaattattgttaggcctcgagctcgattcgaacccgcgatcttacaaatcagtagcccgatataacaacaaaaattgttaatacatcccagagcacgggggaaaaagtgtcaataaaatatgacactatggcagcattgccatcaaacaagtccaattttcacatccattctgcaacagatgtctcAGTGTTGCGAATATCAATTgacacgaaccagaatagaagtgaGATTAATGAAGAcgaacaaaaaaccgctgtgatggctgaatgattatagcagcggcgcctaaacgttgccgatgaaggaatttagcagttaccGAAATGGAtctacaacgagctttggcagttgtctaaattttttctttcttctattctaatttaaaatttttttcaattaagaaaaactgtatcataacaataataatgataaaaaattattgttaggccttgaactcgattcgaacccgcgacccGCGATTAATTTTCGTACTGTCTCTGAGATCGTTTGGTGTGATTTATAAGGGTTTTTCAACACTGTTATTTTGCGATCGAAATAGGTTTCAGGAAAGGTTAACCTTCGTCTGTTCTGTTAGAATTAACATAATGTAAACTTAACATTATGTTATTATTACGGTCTGCATATAATTGttattcctcaaaatttaaaccAGAAAAACTATATTACGTCCCGAtagtatattttttatatttttgcagaGGTTATAGGAAGAATCATTTTGAAATCATTGCCGGACTGTTCAGGGATAATGCTGGCATCATTTTGATACTTTTTATAGCAATGTTGGAATCATTTCGGGTCTATTTTGAGATCAGTTCTagattattttgcatttttttcggATTGTTTTGGCTTATATAGCATGATCATTTCGAGAAGGTGTTAGGTacaatttcagaattttttgcACGACTATATTGGGATAATTTCAGGAATATATCGGTACTATTTTGTGGTCGTTATGGGATTATTTTGAGATCATTTCAAAGCTACTTCAAAATAATTTCTCAATTATGTTAGCGCTTATTTCGGTTTCGGAAGAATTCATTTATGAATACGAAAATTAATTGGCTTCTTATCGATAACAACtgctatcgaagagttatcgggTTTTTATTGGTATGTTCTCGACGACTTATCGGTATATTTTTGAGAAGTTATCGACTTTTAgtcgaaaaaatattgatttgtcatagaaaatatatcgatttgtagATTTTGTATGAAAGTGCCCTTCATCTTTATGTAACATAGTCGAAGCTTCTAGGTGCCCCACCACTGTATTCAAATTTCCCAAGTTTTAGAACCGTCATAATCCGCGGGAACGGTTTCAGTGGTGTAGCATACTCTCCCAAGTTAAATATCTCACTGTTATTCCATTGTCGAAGTCCAACATTTCTCGGAGTCCAGTCCATGTGAAGGTCGCAATTTTTTCCAACGACGCCTGCTCAGCGGTTTTCTTTAACAAAATCGTTTGTGATTAGATGGACTCTTTGCCAGACCATTTGTTGCTCTTGGttataaaacagaaaaaaaacacTTGGCGCGAGGGGACCAACATGCCGACTCGGCACGACAGCTGCCAGTTAGATGAATTTCAACTAAGAAGCCTTTCATCACAGGGTACACTAGGCGAGTCCTGGCTACATCCTGAAAACTTAAGGAAGGTGAtctcatatgtatatatagtaaaACGGGCCCATATGCAGAGCTTTTGGACAAGGCAGAAATTAATCTCGACTTAGTTCCCTGTGTCGTTACGTTTGTGACTAGTTTTCTACTCATTTTCCTTGGCGTGTATTCTCGAACAAATATTGCTAAAATCTACAACTTTTCGCCCTGTGTTAATATTTTGGACTATAACAAGTGCTGCAAAGAACATTTCGAGAATAAAAATTTCACGGTAGCTAACGTTCCCATAGGTCCGTCCAAGACTTTAAGCCTGTACTACCAAGGGTGTGAGGTTCACGCTTTATAGTTCCTTTAAAACTTCGGGTGTGAAGCTGAAAAGTCTTAGCTAGCTTATAATAATTTGCTTTAGGTAGCATGGGATTTGGAGTATTTATACTAAAGCAGAGATGCCCGTAAGAGCTTCGTCGAGCGCCGTTAATTTATTCGGCGTTCACAGACATGCCGTGTGAGTGCTTCAAGCAGTTCTGTTGGCATAGTGCATCTCTACTCTAAAGCTATCTGCATACCGGCTTTTAGCACTGTTTCACCAAAAATTGAAGTTTTAGAGTTATTAAAGTGTCAATAAGCCAAAACAGACACTCAGCCTTACTCTCCGCGAGGGTAATTTGCATTGCTCTTGCACACTACGTAGAACTTACTAATTTTTATGGCAATAATTTCATTTAAGGCTCTAAAAACTTTCGTTTCAGTGCTCAGACAATGGCTAGAAGCATTGGCAATAAGTGGCGTGGCAATTATCGAAGATGCACCTCTGGAAAAAAGTGTAGTGCGCCAATTAGCTGACCGTGTAGGCTTTATACGACGTACCACATATGGGTGAGATGCGCTGTCCCTTCAATACTTAATCAATGCGAGTTAAATGTATAAATGGAGATATATAAATTATTTCTTATACAGCGAGGAGTTCATTGTACAATCGAAGCCAGGCGCTAAGAATTATGCCTACCTCTCCGAACCCTTACCGCTACATACCGACCTACCTTACTATGAATATAAACCAAGCGTGAATATTCTGCATTGCCTGGTGCAGTCAAAATCTGAAGGTGGTAGCAATCTGCTGGTCGACGGATTTCATATAGCGGATCGTTTGCGCTACGAGTACCCAACGGATTTTCGTGTATTAACGGAGACGTTGGTCGATTGGAATGATATTGGTAGTGAGGATGGACGAAGTTTTCATAATATCTGGCGCGCACCGGTTATATGGTGAGTTGTTTTTTACAAGAATATACTACATGCACGATGAAATACATATATACGCAGCTGTGGGTGTAGCAAATATGGTGGGCTCCAGAGTATGCAAAGTAATGCATATTAAAAAGTCGAAGTTTTTCAAAATGATAAACGTTTGACTTCATACCCCCATATCTCTGGGAGAATTTTAGAAAGAGTTTTAAAATATCTTGGTATTATTATGAGAACCATATCGGGACTTTCACTATTGAACTAATTTTGCGTTACTTTGAGATTATTTCCTAATTTATTCaggattataaaaaaaatttctcttgATTTTGgtaaagaatttttaatttatactATGGAGAGTTTCTGCCTAATTTTTGAAACGAAGAATTCATCCTGGCAATGACACGTACGACTGAATAAGACTGTGCAACTAAAATCCAAACTATGTAGGTACGTAATCGGAAAAGGATTGAGGATAGCACAAAAATTCACTACTTTTTCCAATCGTACATCGAAATTCTTTCGAAGCAGAAAGTTATTTAAAAAGGGTCCGATCATTAGAATTAAACCAAAAAATAGACCCTACGAAGAACTCCAAAATATGTTCTGAAATATCTcgatataccaaaaaaaaaaaaaaatgttgttagtATTAATTGTAACAGTAGCCGTAACCTAAGTCAAACTGGAAAATTATTATGACCGAAATCGTAACCACGATCGTAGTTGCGCGACGCGAATCCTGACATAGCCACAACTGTTAGCATAAGTATTGAAACAGTAAACGTAAGATATCACACCATTGCCGTAATATTAGCGATACCGTCGTCGTCACCGTAACCGGCTCAACATCGACCCCACACATTCAGAGTCACAAAGACCTAGTTAAGGTTAAGTTGAAGTAGCTGCCACAAAGGCCTCATATTCAGTGTCAGAAGCCCCGTTATGATGCCACAAAAGGACACCATAACAACTCCTCCTCAAACCATTTCTATAAAGGCTACCAAGTCCTTGATCTTGCACTCCACGACCTGGCATTGATTATCCAGAAAAAAGAGATCGCAGGCAGCTCTGCCTGGTGATAGCGCCTACAGCATTGACGATAGCGCACTCCTAGATTTTCTGCATGCCAGTCAATAAGGGTGTGCTTAGTTAATACTACAACTGCAGAAATTTTATAAATACCTAGAGTGCAAATGTGACAGGATCCATGACACCCCGGGGCTTGTAGCCACCTACCCTTGATGGTACATGTAGAATTTTAGCATTAGCCCAGCAAAGAGTTAGCATTCTTTGCCAAGAACCCGTTTTGTCGTGATCTGCCTGGCAAGTTCGTCCGCAACACAGCAGTTTTCCACGCCCCTGTGTACCGGGTCCCATGCGACGTGGACACTGTTCTGTTGGGCCTCTTCTTGAAGAGATCGACGACAGTTTAGTGTAAGCTCAAAAATGAATATTAAGGAGCCAAAAGATTTCTAGCCGCTTGGCTGTCGCTAAAAATAAAGACTTCGGTTTAGATAGTGTGTTTTCCTATCCAAATCGCGGCTTCAATGGCAGCTGATAATTTTGCCTGGAAGACACTTCAATGATCTGGTAGTCTGAAAGAGAGGTGGTGGTATCGGTCCACTCGGATGTCCCCTCCAACACCACCGCTTAGCCTGAAACCATCTGTGTTTAAAGAAGTGCTACCGTCAGCAGCGAAGAACCGATCCAACTCCAACCAATCTTCCCTGCCTAGAAACGTTTACCATAAAAATGCCATCCGCAACTATTGTGATCGCAGAGGGGTGTGTGTTTCGAAGAaggaaataataattatttaatagACTAGATTGTCCTATGGTTTTAGTGCTCCATCTGGACGACGGACGGGCATAACCGCTGCTCAGTGTACCCGCTACATCACAAAATAGGATATCGAGAATGAACTGAAGAACTTCGCGTGACATTGTCCTTAGAGCTCCACTTTTGCTGATCATTTGTGCACTTTTCCTAGCAAATTTAAGTTTGTAGCCTTGCTCAGGGCTGGCCATCATACAATTTCCCCATATAGCAAATTGGTCGAACGTAGCGGTATAAATTTATCTGCATATACGGAGGATTTGTTCCCagtttttgccaatggctcttttgtACGTGTTTGCTgaaattaataactttttgttttattcgGAATGACGTTACTTTTTCAGTTAAACCCTTTGTCTAGAACTACGCCTAGTAACTTGACCTTGTCGGCCAGATTTAGGTGCACACTATTTAGTTCTGGTAGATTAAACGATGGTAGAGGACACCATACCACTTAGTGTATAACAAAAGCTTCACTTGGTCGGATTTTATAAAAAGAAAACCGCTCACAATGATGCATCAACCGACCTAGactcataaataaatttaaattttaaagccATTAACTTAGTTTGTATTTGATTTATATTTATGTCTTttatgaagaaaatttaaaaacacgAAATATGTGATTTTATTTCTTTGCATACTCTGGTTGCCACTTAATTGGTTGTGCTGTGTAAAGGCGGCCTCAGCGCTGTTGGTATTTAATTTATTTGCTTCACAGCTAAGGCGTTAATTCTCAAGGCGAACCGATTAAACAGTAAAGAAAATTGAGTAACTCAGCTACGTTCTCGCAATCACTACCAACATGGTTTGGAAAATTTGCATTGAACGCCTTTACCGCACACAAACCTACGTTGATAGAGTAAAAAGCGTTGCAAAGCGCCTGATTGTATGCAACAAaaatcgattttaaattttatttatagcctTCAACTTCGAACCGCTCTTTGCTGTTTTGTACCATTACCTTGCCGCTGCCGCTGTCGCTTCATTTACAATTCATTTTCAATCGTTTTTTCTTGCTGTGCCCTACTCATAGCGCCTCACGCATCAGCTAAACTACCAGCTTCTGCATTACGTATAAATGTATATCTACTtttattttttctcaattttcttTTGCTCGTCTCAACCCTTTCACACCTCTTCTCTTTGCAGTTTAGACAGTGACGGAAATTATACGCGCATAAATCACAGTATTCCCCAGCGCGACAGTCATTTCTCTGTGCCGCTGCATGCGGTTCTGCCTTGGTATCAGGCATATGCTAAGTTTGTGCGGTTGGCACGGCGCGATGCTTTTGCGTTTAAAACGAAACCCGGCGACGTTTTGACTTTCAATAATATTCGCCTGCTGCATGGTCGCACCGGGTACGATGACACCGAACATAATGTACGTTATATTGTGGGAGCCTACCTAGACTGGGATATCATCTACTCGCGCCTAAGAGTATTGAAAACAGCACAAGCGGAAAGTGTCAACGACAGTAGCGCGACTGGAAAAGCAACTACATAAAACGACGACAACAGCAGCATCAAAATCTGCTGCTTTGTAAGACTCATTGTCGATGGAAGTCTGAATGCTGCTAGTTTCATAGCCGCAACGCTAACTGAATGAACAATCGGCGCACTGTTGCTTGGGGATGTCAAGAGGCGTGCAACAACCTTTGCATTTACAACAGCCGCTTGCAGATGGCGGGGAGAACCAGCAGCTGCCAATGTTGTTCAATGGGTTTGCGGTGCAATGTtttctattacaatttttttGCCGACATCGTCTTTATTATAATTCACTTCTTCTTTTGCTGTTCTTCCGTTGtacttttttgatatttttttgcaTGTCTTTTAGagttttattgatttttaataaaGTATCGCACAGCAGGCGACCGGAAATTGTGGTGCCTTTTAAGGGCAATAATTTGATTATTTTACACTTAGATAATAAGCAATTTAAAATCATTTACACtttaatgattatttcaaaaattaaatatagcttcaaatacaaatttttataaataagaaAACGTTTAAGACTTTTAATATCCAATACAGCCGGGAGGAAGAACTCATTCACTTAAGTTTGATGTTTTCTCTAGTGGATGAACCCCTTCCTTTCGTTTACATAAAAAAAAGGATACCCTAAGCACCGGAATATACGAGATTCTTTTCATTTAAATTCAGTTCAATGtatttaacacatttgtacaagtgagacCCCTGATTCGTCGAAGGCAAGAAGCGTCATCATaattatttggcgcttaactgcCTAAGCggttttggccatttcgtaatAAGGAACGCCAACTATGCCTCTTTtgtgataactgacgccaattgggagcacaaaGCTCTTCCAGCTTaatattatacctccttcgattaTCGACATCGGTATCGCGGATAAAAAAATACACCTTCAggataacttttctctcgaacactttaAATGCCATATTATCGACACCGTCTATAACTCTGAGCTATTCATCTGtgcaggtatgatgagcgacttgcagAGCGAGATTTTCGGTCTTGGAGTGATAACTTTACTTTTATACTACCTACCCAGTAGCACTTCTTTTATCGTGCGCATCGTGAAAATGTGGTTTATAGTAGATTTAACAGGTCGGAAGCCTCACTGATAAGGTCCGATCAGTTCGTTGACTTTGGGTTTCAGTCTTTCGCATAGTACACTAGATAGAACTTTGTATGCGATATTAAATCGGCTGATTTTGCGGTAATTAGCgcaatacaaacaagtaaggaaggctaagttcgggtgtaaccgaacattatatactcagctgagaactttggagacaaaataagggaacatcaccatttagcaacattaacctagcgtaaccctggaatgtgtttgtattacatggatATCAAacggaatgtattaaagagtattttaaaagggagtgatccttaggtGGAtcgtgggtgactctagaatgcgtttgtacgatacggatatcaaatgaaaggtgttaatgattatttaaaagggagtgggcgttagttctataggtggaccccttttgagatatcgccatagaagtggaccaggggtgactatataatgtgtctgtacgatatgagtatcaaattaaaagcagtaatgagggttttaaagggagtagcccttagttgtatatgtgaaggcgttttcgagatatcgaccaaaatgtggaccagggtgacccagaacatcttctgtcgggtaccgctaatttatttatatatgtcataccacgaacagtattcctgccaagattccaagggcttttgatttcgccctgcagaactttttcattttcttctacttaatatggtaggtgtacccattttacaaagttttttctaaagttatattttgcgtcaataaactaatccaattaccatgtttcatctcttttttcatatttggtacagaattatggcatttttttcatttttcgtaattttcgatatcggaaaaatgggcgtgatcatcgtcggatttcggccatattttataccaagataaagtgacttcagataagtgcgtgaactaagcttagttaatatatatcgttttttgcgcaagttatcgtgttaaaggccgagcagaaggacagacggccgaccttgtataaaaactgggcgtggcttcaacctatttcgcccattttcacagaaaaaagttaccgtcatagaatctatgtccctaccaaatttcacaagggttggtaaatttttgttcgacttatggcattaaaagtattctagacgaattaaatgaaaaagggcggagttacgcccattttaaaattttcttttatatttgtattttgttgcaccatatcattactggagttgaatgtttacataatttaattttatactgtaaaaatattaaattttttgttaaaatttgacttaaaaaaatatttgtttaaaagtgggcgtgctcgtcatccgatttcgccaatttttatttagcacacatttagcaataggagtaacgtgcctatcaaatttcatcatgatatcttcaacgactgccaaattacagcttgcaaaacttttaaattaccttcttttaaaagtgggtggtgccacgcccattgtccacaatttttctaactttctattttgcgtcataacgtcaacgcacctaccaagtttcatcgcttcatccgtctttggtaatgaattatcgcactttttcggtttttcgaaattttcgatatccaaaaagtgggcgtagttgtagtccgatttcgttcattttaaatagcgatcgtagatgagcgcccaggaacctacataccaaatttcatcaagatacctcaaaatttactcaagttatcgtgtttacagacggacggacggacggacatggctacatgaatttctttttcacccagatcattttgatatatagaagtctatatctatctcgattagtttatgccgttacggattaccgttatgcgagcaaagttaatatactctgtgagctcggctcagctaagtataaaaatcaTCTGGACACATGCGCTCGTTCATATTTTGCACAGGAGTTGATGTATACCCTTTAACAATTCTTCGCATCCGTTGTTGAACATTTCGGCAGGTATTTATCCTTTAGCCGGGATATTTCCATTGTCACTTCATCAAAGACGGTTGCTGGAACGTCTTTCCGCCAACTTTTCTTTCGGTAACTAGCAATGAAAAAAGTACTCCTTCCCCAACTTAATCACACTCTTTGGCAATTACCAAAACGTCATTATCACTTATGTAGAAATCTGCCCTGG is a genomic window of Eurosta solidaginis isolate ZX-2024a chromosome 4, ASM4086904v1, whole genome shotgun sequence containing:
- the LOC137248188 gene encoding gamma-butyrobetaine dioxygenase, which gives rise to MIVRTVSAMTRITESASCLQQMQRRTLKASIETGKYILVQRDQIENSSSNKTMKFPSVWLRDNCCCDQCFHQSSKSRRINWDHFDTEVEATDIKVDSNAQQVIIKWSDEHVSRYDLKWLNEREFCDERRQKYLDEFYRPKTKHWAGAEFREITKTFKFQDVMQTDDVLRQWLEALAISGVAIIEDAPLEKSVVRQLADRVGFIRRTTYGEEFIVQSKPGAKNYAYLSEPLPLHTDLPYYEYKPSVNILHCLVQSKSEGGSNLLVDGFHIADRLRYEYPTDFRVLTETLVDWNDIGSEDGRSFHNIWRAPVICLDSDGNYTRINHSIPQRDSHFSVPLHAVLPWYQAYAKFVRLARRDAFAFKTKPGDVLTFNNIRLLHGRTGYDDTEHNVRYIVGAYLDWDIIYSRLRVLKTAQAESVNDSSATGKATT